In Onychomys torridus chromosome 15, mOncTor1.1, whole genome shotgun sequence, the following proteins share a genomic window:
- the LOC118596464 gene encoding LOW QUALITY PROTEIN: activator of 90 kDa heat shock protein ATPase homolog 1-like (The sequence of the model RefSeq protein was modified relative to this genomic sequence to represent the inferred CDS: deleted 1 base in 1 codon; substituted 1 base at 1 genomic stop codon) yields MAKWGEGDPCWIVEERADATNVNTWHWTERDASNWSAEKLKTLFLAVPVENEEGTCEVTEVDRLDREASINNRKGRLIFFYEWSIKLNWTGTSKSGVQYKGHVEIPNLSDENSVDEVEISXVSLAKDQPDTNLMALMKEEGVKLLREAVGIYISTLKTEFTQGMILPTVNGESVDTVGQPAPKTEVCKAKAAPSKSQAKPVGVNIPTCKITLRETFLMSPEETYRVFTTQELVQAFTHAPAALEADRGGKFHMVDSNVTREFTDLVPEKHIAVKWRFKLRPEGQFATITFNDKNGETELCLEGRGIPAPEDERTRQGWQRSYFEGIKQTFGYGARLF; encoded by the exons ATGGCCAAATGGGGTGAGGGAGACCCATGCTGGATCGTGGAGGAGCGGGCAGACGCCACCAACGTCAACACCTGGCACTGGACAGAAAGGGATGCTTCCAACTGGTCCGCAGAGAAGCTGAAAACTCTGTTCCTGGCCGTTCCAGTAGAAAATGAGGAAGGCACATGTGAGGTGACGGAGGTGGACAGGCTTGACAGAGAGGCTTCCATTAACAACCGGAAAGGCAGACTGATCTTCTTCTATGAGTGGTCCATCAAACTGAACTGGACAGGTACCTCTAAGTCAGGAGTGCAATACAAAGGACACGTGGAAATCCCCAATTTGTCTGATGAGAACAGTGTGGATGAAGTGGAGATTAGT TGAGTGAGCCTTGCCAAAGACCAGCCTGACACAAACCTCATGGCCTTAATGAAGGAAGAAGGGGTGAAACTTCTAAGAGAAGCAGTGGGAATTTACATCAGCACCCTCAAAACAGAGTTCACTCAGGGCATGATCTTGCCCACAGTGAATGGGGAGTCCGTAGACACAGTGGGTCAGCCAGCACCAAAAACTGAGGTGTGCAAGGCGAAGGCTGCTCCTTCAAAAAGCCAGGCCAAACCTGTTGGTGTCAACATCCCCACTTGTAAGATCACCCTTAGAGAGACCTTCCTGATGTCACCAGAGGAGACCTATAGAGTGTTTACCACCCAGGAGCTGGTCCAGGCCTTTACCCATGCTCCCGCGGCCTTAGAAGCAGACAGAGGTGGGAAGTTTCACATGGTCGATAGCAACGTCACCAGAGAGTTCACTGATCTGGTCCCTGAGAAACACATTGCTGTGAAGTGGAGGTTTAAGTTGCGGCCAGAGGGGCAATTTGCTACCATCACCTTCAATGACAAGAACGGAGAGACAGAGCTGTGCCTGGAAGGCCGAGGCATCCCTGCTCCTGAGGATGAGCGGACGCGACAAGGCTGGCAGAGGTCCTACTTTGAAGGCATCAAACAGACCTTTGGCTACGGTGCTCGCCTGTTTTAG